One genomic window of Actinoplanes lobatus includes the following:
- a CDS encoding tetratricopeptide repeat protein, which produces MSVSLAVLWDRYLAYADRQDAEPVLDAQTRRDVKELLDAPMSVAEIFTVASVCWLRLQLLPPDRRQWDVTVALSAFASLAENDGDLVPRELVAWLNEMDGPHAVELDRLRALPPSADATPLQHAMIGEILLHDAVHDADQAALVRSAKHLTDAAMGVSPGHPAASAVHANAALAYATLYERYGAAGDGDAALGAARLAVEAAVTGEDQFIGRLRLGLVQQLRYDRTGHPADLAEAVEANLLALRAVPEGHPARGGLLSNLSVMTRLWFELDGQRDRLDQAISFGRAGAREAVGTADEPGALSNCGLALRLAFNVTQADEYLEEAIDRFRRVLEIAPLSTNLAGWTSNLCTSLIVRFQRHNEQADIEEAVSTARRALEASRPGHLHHAAILANLAGALASAGEDALDEAITISRKAIEAAADDSGHLVHTTSQLGTLVLRRFERCGHRADIEEAVAALSATLHQGVPHDLRVQVMDRLAQAHIHRFPVTGDPAELSTAAELWSGVAEDLAAPTRQRLAAARGWANIAYLAGQPTAVAYTLAVDLLPRLAWRGLTREQREYQLEAGAGLAGEAAAALLPGDPGEALRRAEAGRAVLWSQTLETRTDLAALRARSPEVADRVAALMAALG; this is translated from the coding sequence ATGAGCGTTTCCCTTGCGGTCCTCTGGGATCGCTATCTGGCCTACGCCGATCGGCAGGATGCTGAGCCGGTGCTCGATGCCCAGACCCGGCGCGATGTCAAGGAATTGCTCGACGCGCCGATGTCCGTCGCAGAGATCTTCACCGTGGCGTCCGTCTGTTGGCTGCGTTTGCAGCTGCTACCGCCCGACCGGCGGCAGTGGGATGTCACCGTCGCGCTCTCCGCGTTCGCATCACTCGCCGAGAACGACGGTGACCTGGTTCCGCGTGAGCTGGTGGCCTGGCTGAACGAGATGGACGGGCCACACGCCGTTGAACTCGACCGGTTGCGCGCCTTGCCGCCCTCGGCCGACGCCACCCCCCTCCAACACGCCATGATCGGCGAGATCCTTCTGCACGATGCGGTGCATGACGCGGATCAAGCAGCCCTGGTCCGGTCCGCTAAGCACCTGACCGACGCCGCAATGGGGGTCTCACCTGGGCACCCGGCGGCATCCGCGGTCCACGCGAACGCGGCCCTCGCGTACGCCACACTTTACGAGCGGTACGGTGCTGCCGGAGACGGGGATGCCGCGTTGGGGGCCGCCCGGCTCGCCGTCGAAGCCGCCGTAACCGGTGAGGACCAGTTCATCGGGCGGCTGCGACTCGGTCTCGTCCAGCAACTGCGGTACGACCGAACCGGTCATCCCGCGGACCTCGCTGAGGCAGTCGAGGCGAACCTGCTGGCCCTACGTGCCGTCCCTGAGGGACACCCGGCTCGAGGCGGGCTGCTGTCCAACCTCAGCGTTATGACCCGGCTCTGGTTCGAGCTGGACGGGCAGCGGGACCGACTCGACCAAGCGATCAGCTTCGGCCGGGCGGGGGCGCGGGAGGCGGTGGGCACTGCCGATGAGCCGGGCGCGCTCTCCAACTGCGGCCTGGCGCTTCGCCTCGCCTTCAACGTGACTCAAGCGGACGAGTACCTCGAGGAAGCGATCGACCGTTTCCGCCGGGTGCTCGAGATCGCCCCGCTCAGCACGAATCTGGCCGGCTGGACATCCAATCTCTGCACTTCTCTGATCGTCCGCTTCCAGCGGCACAACGAGCAGGCCGACATCGAAGAGGCCGTCTCGACTGCCCGCCGGGCTCTCGAAGCCAGCCGTCCCGGGCACCTGCATCACGCCGCGATCCTTGCCAACCTTGCCGGGGCCCTTGCCTCGGCCGGAGAGGACGCTCTGGACGAGGCCATCACGATCAGCAGGAAGGCGATCGAAGCGGCGGCTGACGACTCGGGCCACCTCGTGCACACAACCTCCCAGTTGGGGACCCTGGTGCTGCGCAGGTTCGAACGGTGCGGACACCGGGCGGACATCGAGGAGGCGGTGGCGGCGCTTTCCGCGACATTGCACCAGGGCGTACCGCATGACCTGCGGGTACAGGTCATGGACCGGCTCGCGCAAGCCCACATCCACCGATTCCCGGTTACCGGCGACCCGGCCGAGCTTTCCACCGCCGCCGAGCTGTGGTCTGGCGTCGCGGAGGACCTGGCCGCGCCCACCCGGCAGCGGCTGGCGGCGGCCAGGGGCTGGGCCAACATCGCGTATCTGGCAGGCCAGCCGACGGCTGTGGCGTACACACTGGCGGTAGATCTGCTCCCCCGCCTGGCCTGGCGTGGCCTGACCCGAGAACAACGTGAGTACCAACTCGAGGCGGGCGCCGGCCTTGCCGGCGAGGCTGCCGCGGCTCTGCTCCCAGGCGATCCGGGCGAGGCGCTGCGCCGGGCTGAGGCAGGGCGGGCGGTGCTCTGGTCGCAGACCCTGGAGACCCGGACCGACCTGGCCGCGCTCCGTGCTCGCTCACCAGAGGTCGCCGACCGGGTGGCCGCACTGATGGCCGCGCTCGGCTAG
- a CDS encoding lipopolysaccharide assembly protein LapA domain-containing protein: protein MFDDRHHTRIPSAHSTTSPPQAEVVAPAASPTGRVPRTRAGSTWSGICAAALLSVVLIVFIGQNSRSVQVNFLGMGGSLPLALALLIAAAGAAILVMVVGTVRIAQLRRLSSQRR, encoded by the coding sequence ATGTTCGACGACCGGCACCACACTCGAATCCCATCTGCTCATTCCACGACCTCGCCGCCGCAGGCCGAGGTCGTCGCGCCCGCGGCGTCGCCGACGGGTCGGGTGCCCCGCACTCGCGCGGGTTCGACGTGGTCCGGCATCTGTGCCGCCGCGTTGCTGTCCGTGGTGCTGATCGTCTTCATCGGGCAGAACAGCCGTAGCGTGCAGGTCAATTTCCTGGGAATGGGCGGCAGCCTGCCGCTGGCCCTGGCGCTGCTGATCGCTGCGGCCGGCGCGGCGATCCTGGTCATGGTGGTCGGCACGGTCCGGATCGCCCAGCTACGTCGGCTGTCCAGCCAGCGCCGCTAG
- a CDS encoding DUF4132 domain-containing protein: MRRFVLPDEDTWALPEAWRRELRPRRGGPAVPGHGIPGDAVDRLRASLAGPDVVQAMQRVRDRAVIYDAELLTAGEAHLDGWRAPGGPDGEPDPRAAAAAALLTRPTIYAMGERLVHAWVSRFGLVFAVRAVGEMTRLVADGTLWAIDPAPEKTYERLWRGEDMHDLARVARVLRAQLATAPDSDYDQACRILSGYRSSPVGRIVTSYLVPTQTTWVEEDCAATAAGWPGAPDRSEEFSWGDHRHLSDLLLLAVGTLDQLALLSGALPGRFHGYKDHSVVGTVLDAVGPAAVVALLGDPFYRKLLRLHEDEWINRERLHPDAVRLLAEVPSDDAIRMVFREVVTLKPRPGLALKTKVLTRFPVRALRVLAELEAEESHPVFTGILGFHLLTEPRLLPAVAGSLPAAARARAEEIVATGGAGIGAAWAEVLDNHERWDRPDLDSADELKKAISTLAAIPTEEALGRIVDRVERRHFRPALLTAAKRDPRLALRVLAAKAADETVAELLRNHVLAYPQAVAETLPDLDDEARARVEAITGPVRLPPATTITPATAGGPATSTSPASNGPATSNSSVASGPATSSGAALVAGSAVTPQVLAGPPRRVDGRPMRAPSLPEWLVLPTLPIVTLREGGGPLSPDAVRNLCGLLAASKISAAHPGIAEVSTVCERATLAAFAWAIFEQWKAAQYPSRSNMAMVALAVLGDDDVVAPLVAHFAEWTGATMRVRTGMAVIAAIGTDTALTQLDRLARKAKSKGFRKFAAEHLDEVAAARGLRPEELADRIVPGLGLDADGRAVLDYGPRRFTVGFDEQFQPSVTDAQGKRLTRLPRPAATDDAELAAAAQRRFTELRKDLRTIAGERARALEEAMAMGRRWTGADFRRLFVDHPLHWQLTRRLVWAAFDGQGRVAATFRAAEDRTFADIDDKTWTLDPAAAVGVAHPWHFGADGAGWAEVFADYAIIQPFPQVGREVFTLGDLDVDAVVGSTVESRRIYALTARGWRFGHGHGSLLRDWPGDVTIELVFGPGYHWQEPDLPQSLTAISGELTALDPVGVSEVVRDVRSLLT; this comes from the coding sequence ATGCGTAGGTTCGTACTGCCCGATGAGGACACCTGGGCGCTGCCCGAGGCGTGGCGCCGGGAGCTGCGCCCGCGCCGGGGTGGGCCGGCCGTTCCCGGTCACGGGATTCCCGGCGACGCGGTCGACCGGTTACGCGCCTCGCTGGCTGGCCCCGACGTGGTGCAGGCGATGCAACGGGTCCGCGACCGGGCGGTGATCTACGACGCGGAGCTGCTCACGGCCGGCGAGGCACATCTGGACGGCTGGCGCGCCCCCGGCGGTCCCGATGGCGAGCCGGACCCACGTGCGGCCGCGGCGGCCGCCCTGCTCACCCGCCCGACCATCTACGCGATGGGCGAGCGGCTCGTGCACGCGTGGGTGTCCCGGTTCGGGCTCGTGTTCGCGGTTCGGGCCGTCGGAGAGATGACACGGCTGGTCGCTGACGGCACGCTGTGGGCGATCGACCCGGCCCCGGAGAAGACCTACGAGCGGCTGTGGCGCGGCGAGGACATGCATGACCTCGCACGGGTAGCGCGCGTCCTGCGGGCGCAGTTGGCGACCGCGCCCGACAGCGACTACGACCAGGCCTGCCGGATTCTCTCCGGGTACCGGAGCTCCCCGGTCGGGCGGATCGTGACGTCCTACCTGGTGCCCACACAGACAACCTGGGTGGAGGAGGACTGCGCGGCGACCGCCGCGGGCTGGCCCGGTGCACCGGACCGCAGTGAGGAGTTCAGCTGGGGCGACCACCGGCACCTGTCCGACCTGCTGCTCCTGGCCGTCGGCACCCTCGACCAGCTGGCCCTGCTCAGCGGCGCACTGCCCGGCCGCTTCCACGGCTACAAGGACCACAGTGTGGTCGGCACGGTGCTGGACGCGGTCGGGCCGGCCGCCGTCGTCGCCCTGCTCGGCGATCCGTTCTACCGCAAACTGTTGCGTCTCCACGAGGACGAGTGGATCAACCGGGAGCGGCTCCACCCGGACGCGGTCCGGCTGCTCGCCGAGGTGCCCTCCGACGACGCCATCCGGATGGTCTTCCGGGAGGTCGTGACCCTGAAGCCTCGTCCGGGCCTGGCCTTGAAGACCAAGGTGCTGACCCGATTCCCGGTGCGGGCGCTGCGTGTCCTCGCCGAGTTGGAGGCCGAGGAGTCCCACCCGGTGTTCACCGGCATCCTCGGGTTCCACCTGCTCACCGAGCCGCGGCTGCTGCCGGCCGTCGCCGGCTCCCTTCCGGCCGCGGCACGGGCCCGCGCCGAAGAGATCGTGGCCACCGGCGGCGCGGGCATCGGGGCCGCCTGGGCGGAGGTGCTCGACAACCACGAGCGGTGGGACCGGCCCGACCTCGACAGCGCCGATGAGCTGAAGAAGGCGATCAGCACGCTGGCCGCGATCCCGACCGAGGAGGCTCTGGGCCGGATCGTCGACCGCGTCGAGCGGAGACACTTCCGGCCGGCGCTGCTCACCGCCGCCAAGCGGGACCCGCGGTTGGCGCTGCGGGTGCTGGCGGCCAAGGCAGCCGACGAGACCGTCGCCGAACTGCTGCGCAACCATGTTCTCGCCTATCCGCAGGCGGTCGCGGAGACACTTCCCGACCTCGACGACGAGGCCCGCGCCCGGGTGGAGGCGATCACCGGCCCGGTGCGGCTGCCACCGGCCACCACGATCACCCCCGCCACCGCCGGCGGCCCGGCAACCTCCACCAGCCCGGCATCGAACGGCCCGGCCACGTCGAACAGCTCGGTGGCGAGCGGCCCGGCGACATCGAGCGGCGCCGCGCTTGTGGCGGGGTCGGCCGTGACACCGCAAGTGCTGGCGGGGCCGCCGCGCCGCGTTGACGGCAGGCCGATGCGGGCGCCGAGCCTTCCGGAGTGGCTGGTTCTGCCGACACTGCCCATCGTGACGTTGCGCGAAGGCGGCGGGCCGCTCTCGCCCGACGCGGTGCGCAATCTGTGCGGGCTGCTCGCCGCGTCGAAGATCAGCGCGGCGCATCCTGGGATCGCCGAGGTCAGCACAGTATGTGAACGGGCCACCCTGGCCGCCTTCGCGTGGGCGATCTTCGAGCAGTGGAAGGCCGCCCAATACCCCTCGCGGAGCAACATGGCGATGGTGGCGCTCGCCGTGCTCGGCGACGACGACGTCGTGGCGCCGCTGGTGGCGCACTTCGCGGAGTGGACGGGCGCCACCATGCGGGTCCGCACCGGCATGGCGGTGATCGCCGCGATCGGCACCGACACGGCGCTCACCCAACTCGACCGGCTGGCGCGCAAGGCGAAGAGCAAGGGCTTCCGCAAGTTCGCCGCGGAGCATCTCGACGAGGTGGCCGCTGCCCGTGGGCTGCGGCCCGAGGAGCTGGCCGACCGGATCGTGCCCGGTCTGGGTCTCGACGCGGACGGTCGCGCCGTCCTCGACTACGGGCCGCGCCGGTTCACCGTCGGCTTCGACGAGCAGTTCCAGCCGTCCGTCACCGACGCCCAGGGCAAGCGGCTGACCCGGCTGCCGCGCCCGGCCGCCACCGACGACGCGGAGCTCGCCGCCGCAGCCCAGCGCCGGTTCACCGAGCTGAGGAAGGACTTGAGGACCATCGCCGGCGAGCGGGCCCGCGCCCTCGAGGAGGCGATGGCGATGGGCCGTCGCTGGACCGGCGCAGACTTCCGCCGGCTCTTCGTCGACCATCCGCTGCACTGGCAGCTCACCCGCCGCCTGGTGTGGGCGGCGTTCGACGGGCAGGGCCGGGTGGCGGCCACCTTCCGTGCGGCTGAGGACCGCACCTTCGCCGACATCGACGACAAGACGTGGACCCTCGATCCGGCGGCGGCCGTCGGGGTGGCGCATCCGTGGCACTTCGGCGCCGACGGGGCAGGCTGGGCGGAGGTCTTCGCCGACTACGCGATCATCCAGCCGTTCCCGCAGGTCGGCCGGGAGGTGTTCACGCTCGGCGACCTCGATGTGGACGCCGTCGTCGGCAGCACGGTCGAGAGCCGCCGGATCTACGCGCTGACCGCCCGCGGCTGGCGTTTCGGCCACGGCCACGGCTCGTTGCTGCGCGACTGGCCCGGCGACGTCACGATCGAGCTGGTGTTCGGGCCGGGCTACCACTGGCAGGAGCCGGACCTGCCACAGAGCCTGACCGCCATCAGCGGCGAGCTGACCGCCCTCGATCCGGTCGGCGTCTCGGAGGTGGTGCGCGACGTCCGCTCGCTCCTGACCTGA
- a CDS encoding DUF5994 family protein — translation MKVTNVHAHTSIVSATPPSVPRLRLEPTGSRRTMLDGAWWPRSTDPIAELPGLVLAIDKIRGPVTRLVLAAGGWDNHPRRLSVQGRVLRLGYFTSQPLSLLTAICDRNERVDLLVVAPGTASGTADTAMILAATTTNRVQARHIVHAVSTPAARAAVDNAPEDAWETDGGRRAPAEHKVPEPAGRER, via the coding sequence ATGAAAGTCACGAATGTCCACGCACACACGAGCATCGTCTCGGCGACGCCACCGTCCGTTCCGCGGCTGCGCCTTGAGCCCACCGGCTCCCGACGCACCATGCTCGACGGCGCCTGGTGGCCACGCAGCACCGATCCCATCGCCGAACTACCCGGCCTGGTCCTGGCCATCGACAAGATTCGCGGCCCGGTCACCCGGCTCGTGCTGGCCGCCGGAGGCTGGGACAACCACCCCCGCCGCCTCAGCGTGCAGGGCAGGGTGCTCCGGCTGGGCTACTTCACCAGCCAACCGCTCAGCCTGCTGACCGCGATCTGCGACCGCAACGAACGCGTCGATCTGCTCGTCGTCGCACCCGGCACCGCAAGCGGCACCGCCGACACGGCGATGATCCTGGCCGCCACCACCACCAACCGCGTCCAGGCCCGGCACATCGTCCACGCGGTCAGCACACCAGCCGCCCGAGCAGCCGTCGACAATGCACCCGAGGACGCATGGGAAACCGACGGCGGCCGGCGCGCCCCGGCAGAGCACAAGGTGCCTGAGCCGGCCGGGCGTGAACGGTAG